The Halictus rubicundus isolate RS-2024b chromosome 3, iyHalRubi1_principal, whole genome shotgun sequence genome includes a region encoding these proteins:
- the Spg11 gene encoding spatacsin has product MGEKTVVGGIPIECLTGEPAAIWSGWRTLGDKELVREASAKGTHINLAYKCIAFRQTCSIEDAQHYFNKEVEIWITELLQKRQIYRASHILKNMKKDPEEYIFKVCVHCKDSALRNYLAEYLISVARFEAEHIESWNIIKYLKQFEEKHMIQDGISSTLCIENMIKVPDRIKQALCTELCFSISEHSLLTNVTNTVLWDYLLSNNKIEMIKCWIDIQYNGNSIKQSNDITEEFRSLFATTNIVSDIYEHIDSSNASDLVKDLIKNHLCRYGIFVQKEKENIKLMLSRIFGSAMTLSQFDTVLSRKTSNIDKSEFFETVDRELRFARCLNEIHTQQDEDKVVKLFDVLTKMCNNQEQFEDTIIEALFETIHYLSDDVNEFLKQNYLIVLLLILLKENVANNRSICTEMKGSILKNIFTRKDNLQVGAHNISDGVLQSTLKQVSILQYIIENKPKKEATMYELLDGYKNLNVEQLFKWRFDNKPMPHFSNEALVKKYGHTESLTYEYYLKEARPSMAILSLKQCQGKLVKSISSRRKCKASLYAHILALRNLEKPEIVCSCVSFVEMLSVNSENLRLHVTAANYIQKKINVPIGNLLENIIYENENDLKTVLSYFESSFQNDIYEDLVENSQQFINMLKIWDIVVRFARFHSTSLPTSFLKFLASQNHWFEFLLVCQTFSYPIDQVLDNAKYFEDAILREHLLTCLSNTRLTKEQSATYFDQKLKSRDVRQSLYHKVGVKQSGSLTSGSAASTDSSSISDSCSTYEYTINNSVCTVDDDLWLIILKCHQSPDPPGALISASLLTLKPFLTVLATCYEPSSTATYSYSWMIISTADENIISDYKDCLEQQIWTANNVFNLLNKMVIHGYISTLSRAYKIFMPESAFNTYFEFLSQCTRYGDFKECEQYLLKFKNQCLTLRSNKAIDWNCSDGSYLNNLDWVTMVAVKCILATLACDLRSTYLQIEFLKTLIKCDFYADSQVCTPNFQRLLQIVKILQKTNIVFNFMNCTISGDVFDFNSEIRRYIDDLLQAESYDSALELSTAADINSSNIILGQYRHKFCDYIQRRDMIENEFWIECAQNFEKYKVPYEKTVEFFIEHAEKVASHQERYEILRLAFETLKSVDTERQNVDTLEMAMWKSCMLADLENIQFGSGPRIFNKLKTELLSGLDKLEFSYTLNEPCEKSAAEKLINKLIDLNKIDTALRISTIFNHKHKDLEILMLCLSLVEGEITPNDLTVDQKNLLKDLNKTKQQKYGTFKHRGLQRFSSCSSLTTSTSLSEISKHKDVNFQNMQMDCLSTLQTLLKSLEHGQDVCLKIVLYYKLAMQLEKSYCFLLMLNDPTQFLQEIAESNIENKLDIFADIITAYNINNDAVATCLAENITANIGRAIEDGEEGNIYLWGYCINSNFRVIMELCNDVPLLGYQLLKRANRLLGHSSSKKLSTLKMIVELLIRSHDCFTTSCNMEGIASILRKCQNLANVLQNQKLWTLLVRLVTGVGRFTEMNYIFQILKENHQFECLLGKGLDKVPGLKIALLEFLKRSNPQNKDLFTLVALHFQLYHEMAVMWESEAKDIINTLVSYAAKDHGKLQNSTQQEIKLTKTEYVQQQLQLAVSNFTYATQYYLREKTLNLANWCSNQAQLVGFQLSLFNTVSNNQQVICILNLKSEHIDKILCHTLNFSQALIVIHAYNFPVDWTNLIYNHCILNGETKYLKDFMTVEKLTASLVQDCARRYRLEKGITHTMTDNMKMLISELSDIECKYMLASQLGFKTLVQSMLNNPMIVAYLKDTVWKKGYSMT; this is encoded by the exons ATGGGTGAAAAAACAGTTGTGGGAGGCATCCCAATTGAATGCTTGACTGGAGAACCAGCAGCAATTTGGTCTGGTTGGCGAACATTAGGAGACAAGGAATTAGTCAGAGAAGCGTCTGCGAAAGGCACTCACATCAATCTAGCTTACAAGTGTATAGCTTTTAGACAAACCTGTTCCATTGAAGATGCTCAACATTATTTTAACAAAGAAGTGGAAATATGGATTACGGAACTCTTACAGAAACGTCAAATTTACAGAGCTTCccatatattaaaaaatatg AAAAAGGATCCAGAGGAATACATATTCAAAGTTTGTGTACATTGCAAAGATTCAGCTTTAAGAAACTATTTAGCAGAATATTTAATAAGTGTTGCTCGTTTTGAAGCTGAGCATATCGAGTCAtggaatataataaaatacCTTAAACAGTTCGAAGAGAAACATAT GATACAAGATGGTATAAGCTCAACCCTCTGTATTGAAAATATGATAAAAGTACCAGACCGTATCAAACAAGCATTATGCACAGAATTGTGTTTTTCTATAAGCGAACATAGTCTTTTAACAAATGTAACTAACACTGTGCTATGGGATTATTTGTTGTCAAATAATAAGATTGAAATGATCAAGTGTTGGATCGATATTCAATATAATGGTAATTCAATTAAACAGTCAAATGATATCACCGAAGAGTTTAGATCTTTGTTTGCTACTACGAACATTGTATCAGATATATATGAACACATTGATTCGTCGAATGCCAGTGATCTTGTAAAAGATTTGATTAAGAATCACTTGTGTAG GTATGGAATATttgtacaaaaagaaaaagagaatatAAAGTTAATGCTATCGCGCATCTTCGGCAGTGCGATGACGTTATCGCAATTTGACACAGTACTGTCTCGTAAAACGTCTAATATCGATAAGAgtgaattttttgaaactgttgATAGAGAATTGCGCTTTGCGCGTTGCTTAAATGAAATTCACACCCAACAGGATGAAGACAAGGTAGTAAAACTCTTCGATGTAttgacaaaaatgtgtaacaATCAAGAACAGTTTGAAGATACTATAATAGAAGCCCTGTTTGAAACGATTCATTATCTTTCCGATGATGTAAATGAGTTTTTAAAACAGAAttatttaatagttttactactaatattattaaaagaaaatgtagCAAATAATCGAAGCATTTGTACTGAAATGAAAGGAAGTatactgaaaaatatatttacgaGAAAAGACAATTTGCAAGTAGGTGCTCATAATATTTCCGATGGAGTCCTTCAAAGCACATTGAAGCAAGTATCAATTTTGCAATATATTATTGAGAATAAACCAAAAAAGGAGGCCACAATGTACGAATTATTAGATGGTTATAAGAATTTAAATGTGGAGCAGTTATTTAAATGGCGATTTGATAATAAACCAATGCCTCACTTCTCTAATGAAGCTCTTGTCAAAAAGTATGGGCATACAGAATCATTAACATATGAATATTACTTGAAAGAAGCTCGTCCAAGCATGGCTATTCTTAGTTTAAAACAGTGCCAAGGGAAGCTAGTAAAAAGTATATCTTCTAGAAG AAAATGTAAAGCAAGTCTTTATGCACACATTCTTGCTCTGCGGAATTTAGAAAAGCCAGAAATAGTCTGCAGTTGTGTCTCTTTTGTTGAAATGTTAAGTGTTAATTCAGAAAATCTGAGACTTCATGTAACAGCGGCAAACTAtatacaaaagaaaattaacGTACCTATtg GAAATCTgttagaaaatataatatacgaAAACGAAAATGATCTGAAGACTGTACTATCCTACTTTGAAAGTAGCTTTCAGAATGATATCTATGAAGATTTAGTTGAGAATAGTCAGCAATTCATAAACATGTTAAAAATATGGGATATTGTTGTGCGATTTGCGAGATTTCACAGTACTTCTTTACCCACGTCcttcttgaaatttttagccAGTCAAAATCACTGGTTTGAATTTCTTTTAGTTTGTCAAACTTTTTCTTATCCCATCGATCAG GTGCTAGATAATGCTAAATATTTTGAGGATGCAATTTTAAGGGAGCACTTGTTAACTTGTTTAAGTAACACACGACTTACAAAAGAACAATCAGCTACTTACTTTGATCAAAAGTTAAAGTCGCGAGATGTTAGACAGTCACTATATCATAAAGTTGGCGTTAAGCAAAGC GGATCTCTTACTTCGGGTTCAGCAGCATCCACAGACTCATCGAGCATTTCCGATTCTTGTAGCACGTATGAATACACTATAAATAACAGTGTTTGCACAGTAGATGATGATCTGTGGCTGATTATTCTAAAGTGTCATCAAAGTCCAGATCCTCCTGGTGCATTGATAAGTGCATCTCTTTTGACATTAAAACCATTTCTCACAGTTCTAGCAACCTGTTATGAG CCATCATCAACAGCAACATATTCTTATTCGTGGATGATAATATCAACTGctgatgaaaatattatttctgatTATAAAGATTGTTTAGAACAACAAATATGGACGGcgaataatgtttttaatttattgaataaaatgGTGATACATGGATACATCAGTACGCTCAGCAGAGCGTATAAAATATTTATGCCt gaaagtgctTTTAATACGTATTTTGAATTTCTTTCACAATGTACACGTTATGGAGATTTCAAAGAGTGTGAacagtatttattaaaattcaagAACCAATGCTTAACTCTTCGGAGCAAT AAAGCTATAGACTGGAATTGTTCAGATGGCTCATATTTGAACAACCTAGATTGGGTAACAATGGTTGCTGTTAAATGTATTCTTGCAACACTCGCATGCGATCTTAGAAGCACATATTTACAAATCGAATTTCTTAAAACGTTGATAAAATGTGATTTTTACGCAGATTCTCAAG TTTGCACACCAAATTTTCAACGTCtattacaaattgtaaaaattctaCAAAAGACAAACATTGTGTTTAACTTTATGAATTGTACGATATCAGGCGATGTATTTGACTTCAATTCTGAAATTCGGAGATACATTGATGATTTATTACAAGCAGAAAGTTATGATAGTGCATTGGAACTATCAACTGCTGCGGATATAAATTCATCAAACATAATATTAGGCCAG TATCGACATAAATTTTGCGATTACATACAAAGGAGAGACAtgattgaaaatgaattttggaTTGAGTGTGCACAAAATTTCGAGAAGTACAAGGTCCCATATGAAAAAACCGTTGAATTTTTTATTGAACATGCTGAAAAGGTTGCTTCCCATCAAGAAAG ATATGAAATACTACGTCTGGCTTTCGAAACATTAAAAAGTGTCGATACAGAACGGCAAAATGTTGACACATTAGAAATGGCAATGTGGAAATCATGTATGTTAGCGGATCTCGAGAATATACAATTTGGGAGTGGACCCcgcattttcaataaattaaaaacagaatTGTTGTCGGGATTGGACAAATTAGAATTCAGTTATACTTTAAATGAACCATGTGAAAAAAGTGCTGCAGAGAaactaattaataaattaattgattTGAATAAAATAGATACTGCATTAAGAATTAGTACTATTTTTAATCATAAACATAAG GATCTAGAAATTTTAATGCTATGCTTGAGCTTGGTAGAAGGTGAAATAACACCAAATGATTTAACTGTTGATCAAAAAAATCTTTTGAAGGATCTAAATAAGACTAAACAACAAAAATATGGTACCTTCAAACATCGTGGTTTGCAAAGATTTTCGTCCTGTTCATCTT TGACTACTTCAACGAGCTTGTCTGAAATAAGCAAGCATAAAGAtgtaaattttcagaatatgcaAATGGATTGTTTATCAACCTTGCAAACGTTACTTAAAAGTCTAGAACATGGACAAGATGTATGTTTAAAAAtcgtattatattataaattggCGATGCAACTAGAGAAAAGTTACTGTTTCCTATTAATGTTAAATGATCCTACTCAATTTTTACAAGAAATTGCAGAAAGTAATATTGAGAACAAATTAGACATATTTGCTGATATAATTACAGCATACAACATAAATAATGACGCTGTTGCAACATGTTTGGCGGAAAATATTACTGCGAATATTGGACGCGCCATAGAAG ATGGCGAAGAAGGTAATATTTACCTTTGGGGGTATTGTATAAATTCGAATTTCCGCGTAATTATGGAATTATGCAATGATGTTCCACTTCTTGGTTATCAACTTTTGAAAAGAGCAAATAGATTGCTTGGACATTCCTCCTCTAAAAAAC TGTCCACTCTGAAGATGATCGTTGAGTTATTAATACGATCTCATGATTGCTTTACAACTTCTTGTAACATGGAAGGAATAGCATCGATATTACGTAAATGTCAGAATCTTGCTAATGTTTTGCAAAATCAGAAACTATGGACATTATTG GTACGACTTGTAACAGGTGTTGGTCGTTTTACAGAAATGAATTacatatttcaaattttaaaggaaaATCATCAATTTGAATGCTTACTTGGaaaaggattggataag GTACCTGGGTTGAAAATAGCACTCCTAGAGTTTTTAAAACGTTCAAATCCTCAAAACAAAGATCTGTTTACTCTTGTGGCATTACATTTCCAATTATACCATGAAATGGCCGTTATGTGGGAGAGTGAAGCGAAAGATATAATCAACACATTAGTATCATATGCAGCAAAAGATCATGGAAAACTACAGAACTCTACTCAACAAGAAATAAAGTTAACTAAAACGGAATATGTTCAACAGCAGCTACAGTTAGCGGTTTCAAATTTTACTTATGCCACACAATACTATTTGCGG GAAAAAACATTAAATCTTGCTAATTGGTGTTCGAATCAAGCACAATTGGTTGGCTTCCAACTTTCACTTTTCAACACGGTGTCCAATAATCAACAAGTGATTTGTATTCTTAATTTAAAGTCTGAGCATATTGACAAAATATTATGTCATACTTTAAATTTCTCTCAAGCTCTTATTGTTATACATGCTTATAATTTTCCTGTGGATTGGACTAATCTAATATACAATCACTGTATATTGAATGgagaaacaaaatatttaaaagatttTATGACTGTGGAGAAATTAACTGCCAGTCTAGTACAAGATTGTGCACGCAG GTACCGATTAGAGAAGGGTATTACGCATACAATGACAGATAATATGAAAATGTTGATATCTGAATTATCAGACATAGAATGTAAATACATGTTAGCAAGTCAGTTAGGATTTAAAACTCTTGTTCAATCAATGCTCAATAATCCTATGATAGTCGCATATCTCAAAGATACTGTATGGAAGAAAGGCTATAGCATGACTTGA
- the LOC143352380 gene encoding uncharacterized protein LOC143352380 → MTYKNARFKKNNWHRKSDKVSVYKLDAYIGKYERKFGKISSLNVLPKERIKLIELTQELIDSIEKEERNKQQAFETLKVSNDLMKETISKLQDSMKVYKESVRSEIAKLDSLNTDRLLKINYMCI, encoded by the exons ATGACATATAAAAACGcacgatttaaaaaaaacaacTGGCATAGAAAATCCGATAAAGTGTCAGTTTATAAATTAGATGCGTATATTGGAAAGTACGAAAGAAAGTTTGGAAAAATATCATCGTTAAATGTTTTGCCGAAAGAACGAATAAAGTTAATAGAATTGACACAAGAGTTAATCGACTCTATTGAGAAAGAGGAGAGAAACAAGCAGCAAG CATTCGAAACACTCAAGGTATCTAATGATTTGATGAAGGAAACAATATCTAAATTGCAAGATTCAATGAAAGTATATAAGGAAAGTGTAAGATCAGAAATTGCAAAATTGGATAGCTTAAATACAGATcgacttttaaaaattaattatatgtgtatataa
- the LOC143352377 gene encoding DNA polymerase eta-like, protein MASSINNRIIVLIDMDCFFCQVETKLQPENYGKPLAVVQYNQWQLGGIIAVNYEAREYGVTRHMRGEEAKEKCPNLILASVPCLRGKADTSRYRIAGRDVIDVMRKHCSLIERASIDEAYLDITDIVEQRISTNFPTPEELTIQLSNTFVVGFSEVGKNDEEERSRGLKSWMSDVFEESEDIQAQKLAVAGVIVEELRADILAKTGFKCSAGIAQNKILAKLACGLHKPNRQTILPPSTVSSLYSTLPVKKVRNLGGKFGDVVIESLNCNVMGDLLQYSLQYLQKRFDEKTGLWLYNIARGINNEPVTMRLVTKSIGACKKFPGRQAITSLDVLTHWANELSAEVCERLEKDQEENERRATLFTICYHYYQNKTTISQSRSCTLNSYKPENMAARCVNIIIKSTQCPIAYLGISAGKFVQAKGTENFKKFFKVKDSEPQEKICVRTESLKTNNSRSLKRTTEMENEWSSKVKSVAYNVKTNAKFNEQIPNTKTDSSPTSRRLNNLISSLNEQNNKKTFLEMTKMSSKFDKSIDQSEFKKSFFMNVFNPTDDKPKYVCIPETELIELNEKENISIIHHNLNKNGAKKIEFGHERNVYENEVHVNNKNSDFKTDDNVVSDIRTYSDQVKSINVVEMEQPSPSADTRENNKTNNVQDLIKLQEIFPDLNDIDPSIVSLLPIELQEEAKLYMKAQTKRDTKESLIKNSKTKSKSKCNTSKAKNNNGIYNFLVKRDLSSIIDVPSKQCPQCYQMITLSRYSEHCDFHMAENLQRELNTPILETMNVKRKVDTYDVNTNCLKRRSNVETVHL, encoded by the exons ATGGCGAGCTCAATTAACAACAGAATCATCGTTTTAATCGATATGGATTGTTTTTTCTGTCAAGTGGAAACAAAACTTCAACCAGAAAATTATGGAAAACCACTTGCTGTTGTACAATATAATCAGTGGCAGTTGGGAGG GATAATTGCAGTCAACTATGAAGCAAGAGAATATGGTGTTACACGACACATGAGGGGTGAGGAAGCAAAGGAAAAATGTCCAAATCTAATTTTAGCTAGTGTACCATGTCTTCGTGGGAAAGCAGATACTTCAAG GTATAGGATCGCTGGTCGTGATGTTATTGACGTTATGAGGAAACATTGCAGTTTAATAGAACGAGCTAGCATAGACGAAGCATATCTAGATATTACTGATATTGTCGAGCAAAGAATATCTACAAATTTTCCTACCCCAGAAGAATTAACAATTCAACTTTCCAATACGTTTGTTGTGGGATTTTCAGAAGTTGGAAAGAATGATGAGG AAGAAAGAAGCAGAGGTCTAAAAAGTTGGATGTCAGATGTTTTTGAAGAATCTGAAGACATACAAGCTCAGAAACTTGCTGTAGCTGGTGTAATAGTTGAAGAATTGAGAGCCGATATACTTGCAAAGACTGGATTTAAATGCTCTGCTGGCATAGCACAAAATAAA ATATTAGCTAAACTAGCATGCGGATTACATAAACCAAACCGCCAAACAATATTACCGCCAAGTACTGTATCATCACTTTATTCCACATTGCCAGttaaaaaagttagaaatctTGGTGGGAAATTTGGAGATGTTGTCATTGAATCACTTAATTGTAATGTTATGGGTGACTTATTGCAATACTCATtgcaatatttacaaaaacgtTTCGACGAAAAAACAGG atTGTGGTTATATAATATTGCACGAGGTATAAACAATGAACCTGTTACTATGCGTCTTGTAACAAAATCAATTGGGGCATGTAAAAAATTTCCAGGAAGACAAGCCATTACTTCATTAGATGTT TTAACACATTGGGCTAATGAATTGTCAGCCGAAGTTTGTGAACGTCTTGAAAAAGATCaagaagagaacgagcgacGAGCGACATTGTTCACAATATGCTATCATTATTACCAAAACAAAACTACTATATCCCAATCTCGTTCGTGTACCTTAAACTCGTACAAACCAGAAAACATGGCGGCTCGTTGTGTAAATATTATAATCAAATCTACGCAATGTCCGATTGCGTATTTAGGAATTTCGGCTGGCAAATTTGTTCAAGCTAAAGGTACTGAAAactttaagaaattttttaaagtaaaagACTCAGAACCTCAAGAGAAGATATGTGTTCGAACAGAATCTTTAAAAACGAACAACAGTCGGTCATTGAAAAGGACCACTGAAATGGAAAATGAATGGAGTAGCAAAGTAAAGAGTGTTGCATATAATGTTAAAACTAACGCAAAATTTAATGAACAAATTCCTAACACAAAAACAGATTCATCACCTACTTCTAGgagattaaataatttaattagttCATTGAATgaacaaaacaataaaaaaacatttcttgaaatgacaaaaatgagttcaAAATTTGACAAGTCTATAGATCAAAGCGAATTTAAGAAATCTTTCTTTATGAATGTTTTTAATCCGACAGATGATAAACcgaaatatgtatgtatacctgAAACTGAATTAATCGAGTtaaacgagaaagaaaacatCAGCATTATACatcataatttaaataaaaatggtgcgaagaaaattgaatttggaCATGAGCGTAATGTTTACGAAAACGAAGTACATGTAAATAATAAGAATAGTGATTTTAAGACAGACGATAACGTTGTTTCTGACATACGAACTTACTCCGATCAGGTAAAATCTATTAACGTAGTTGAAATGGAACAACCTTCACCTAGTGCAGATACACGAGAGAATAATAAAACTAATAATGTACAAGATCTTATTAAATTGCAAGAAATATTTCCTGATTTAAATGACATTGACCCTAGTATAGTTAGTTTGTTACCTATAGAGTTGCAAGAGGAAGCAAAATTATATATGAAAGCACAAACTAAAAGAGATACTAAAGAAAGTTTAATAAAGAATTCAAAAACAAAAAGTAAGTCCAAATGTAATACATCTAAAGCAAAAAATAATAATGGTATCTATAACTTTCTAGTAAAAAGAGATCTATCTAGTATTATAGATGTTCCTTCAAAACAATGTCCACAGTGTTATCAAATGATTACTCTATCGAGATATAGCGAACATTGCGATTTTCATATGGCTGAAAACTTGCAAAGGGAATTAAATACTCCAATATTAGAAACCATGAATGTAAAGAGGAAAGTCGATACATATGATGTAAACACCAATTGCTTAAAACGTCGATCGAATGTAGAAACAGTACATCTATAA
- the LOC143352379 gene encoding uncharacterized protein LOC143352379 isoform X1, translated as MPSKKKKYNARFPAGRIKKIMQTDEEVGKVAQAVPIIISRTLELFVHSLLTKTMQITNAKNAKTLSPSHMKQCILSESRFDFLKDLVKSLPDISGPDDEVPTPPLTPAPIISNTSNTSVPNPVLRHYEVEFQKQQMGLTAEVKVEQKYSNDNGGTGMHNSGVVNQIVTNTSVSQVPEFQISVPTSFQISQPNFYTEVNPMNLSTNTSSVSASNPPTSNFAHTANLDEDYDT; from the exons ATGccaagtaaaaagaaaaaatacaatgCCCGTTTTCCAGCC GGACgaattaagaaaattatgcaGACTGATGAAGAAGTTGGAAAAGTTGCACAGGCGGTgccaattataattt CTAGAACATTAGAGTTGTTTGTACATTCGTTACTTACAAAAACTATGCAAATTACTAATGCCAAGAATGCCAAAACTTTGAGCCCATCTCATAT GAAACAATGCATCCTGTCAGAAAGTcgctttgattttttaaaagactTAGTGAAGTCATTACCAGATATTTCAGGACCTGACGATGAAGTACCTACACCACCATTAACACCTGCTCCAATAATTTCAAATACATCGAATACATCTGTTCCTAATCCAGTGTTGAGACATTATGAAGTAGA ATTCCAAAAGCAACAAATGGGTTTAACTGCTGAAGTAAAAGTTGAACAAAAATACTCAAACGATAATGGAGGAACAGGAATGCATAATTCTGGTGTTGTGAACCAAATTGTTACAAATACATCTGTTTCTCAGGTTCCAGAATTTCAGATATCTGTGCCTACATCATTTCAAATTAGTCAACCAAATTTTTATACTGAAGTTAATCCTATGAATTTGAGTACGAACACATCCAGTGTCAGTGCGAGCAATCCACCAACATCAAATTTTGCTCATACTGCCAATCTTGACGAAGATTATGATACATAG
- the LOC143352379 gene encoding uncharacterized protein LOC143352379 isoform X2: MQTDEEVGKVAQAVPIIISRTLELFVHSLLTKTMQITNAKNAKTLSPSHMKQCILSESRFDFLKDLVKSLPDISGPDDEVPTPPLTPAPIISNTSNTSVPNPVLRHYEVEFQKQQMGLTAEVKVEQKYSNDNGGTGMHNSGVVNQIVTNTSVSQVPEFQISVPTSFQISQPNFYTEVNPMNLSTNTSSVSASNPPTSNFAHTANLDEDYDT; encoded by the exons atgcaGACTGATGAAGAAGTTGGAAAAGTTGCACAGGCGGTgccaattataattt CTAGAACATTAGAGTTGTTTGTACATTCGTTACTTACAAAAACTATGCAAATTACTAATGCCAAGAATGCCAAAACTTTGAGCCCATCTCATAT GAAACAATGCATCCTGTCAGAAAGTcgctttgattttttaaaagactTAGTGAAGTCATTACCAGATATTTCAGGACCTGACGATGAAGTACCTACACCACCATTAACACCTGCTCCAATAATTTCAAATACATCGAATACATCTGTTCCTAATCCAGTGTTGAGACATTATGAAGTAGA ATTCCAAAAGCAACAAATGGGTTTAACTGCTGAAGTAAAAGTTGAACAAAAATACTCAAACGATAATGGAGGAACAGGAATGCATAATTCTGGTGTTGTGAACCAAATTGTTACAAATACATCTGTTTCTCAGGTTCCAGAATTTCAGATATCTGTGCCTACATCATTTCAAATTAGTCAACCAAATTTTTATACTGAAGTTAATCCTATGAATTTGAGTACGAACACATCCAGTGTCAGTGCGAGCAATCCACCAACATCAAATTTTGCTCATACTGCCAATCTTGACGAAGATTATGATACATAG